A genomic window from Punica granatum isolate Tunisia-2019 chromosome 2, ASM765513v2, whole genome shotgun sequence includes:
- the LOC116196630 gene encoding heat shock 70 kDa protein, mitochondrial-like, whose product MATSLLLRSLRRRELHGSSLFAYKSLTGNANPSASSLANKWASLARPFSSKPAGNEVIGVDLGTTNSCVAVMEGKNPKVIENSEGARTTPSVVAFNQKGELMVGTPAKRQAVTNPTNTFFATKRLIGRRFDDPQTQKEMKMVPYKIVRAPNGDAWVEANGQQYSPSQIGAFVLTKMKETAESYLGKTISKAVITVPAYFNDAQRQATKDAGRIAGLDVQRIINEPTAAALSYGMNNKEGLIAVFDLGGGTFDVSILEISNGVFEVKATNGDTFLGGEDFDNALLEFLVSEFKRTEGIDLSKDRLALQRLREAAEKAKIELSSTSQTDINLPFITADASGAKHLNITLTRSKFETLVDHLIERTKNPCKNCLKDAGILTKDVTEVLLVGGMTRVPKVQEIVADIFGKSPSKGVNPDEAVAMGAAIQGGILRGDVKELLLLDVTPLSLGIETLGGIFTRLISRNTTIPTKKSQVFSTAADSQTQVGIKVLQGEREMAADNKLLGEFELMGIPPAPRGMPQIEVTFDIDANGIVTVSAKDKATNKEQQITIRSSGGLSDDEIEKMVKEAELHAQKDQERKALIDIKNNADTTIYSIEKSLGEYREKIPSEVASEIESAVADLRNAMAGENIDDIKAKIDAANKAVSKIGEHMSKGSSGSSGGSQSGDEQAPEAEYEEAKK is encoded by the exons ATGGCGACTTCACTGCTTCTGCGATCTCTGAGGCGCAGAGAGCTTCATGGCTCCTCCTTGTTTGCTTACAAATCC TTAACTGGCAATGCCAATCCATCAGCTTCATCCCTTGCCAACAAATGGGCAAGCTTGGCAAGACCATTCAG CTCAAAACCAGCTGGAAATGAAGTTATTGGCGTTGATTTGGGAACCACTAACTCTTGTGTCGCTGTTATGGAGGGAAAG AATCCTAAAGTGATCGAGAACAGTGAGGGGGCGCGTACGACTCCGTCAGTGGTTGCTTTTAACCAAAAAGGGGAACTAATGGTGGGAACACCGGCAAAACGTCAGGCTGTAACCAACCCGACAAATACATTTTTTGCCACCAAACGTCTTATAGGGAGACGTTTTGATGATCCTCAGACGCagaaggaaatgaaaatggtTCCTTATAAAATTGTTAGAGCGCCAAATGGTGATGCTTGGGTTGAGGCCAATGGGCAGCAGTACTCCCCCAGCCAAATTGGAGCATTTGTTCTCACTAAAATGAAGGAAACTGCAGAATCATATCTTGGGAAAACAATATCTAAAGCTGTTATCACTGTTCCGGCTTATTTCAACGATGCACAGAGGCAAGCAACAAAAGATGCTGGACGAATTGCTGGTCTAGATGTCCAGAGAATCATCAATGAGCCCACTGCTGCTGCCCTCTCATATGGGATGAACAATAAAGAAGGGCTTATTGCAGTATTTGATCTTGGAGGTGGAACATTTGATGTTTCCATTCTGGAGATATCAAATGGAGTTTTCGAG GTGAAAGCAACAAATGGAGACACATTTCTAGGAGGAGAGGACTTTGATAATGCACTGCTAGAATTTCTGGTGAGTGAGTTCAAGAGGACCGAAGGAATTGATCTATCGAAGGATAGGCTCGCACTACAGAGGCTTCGTGAAGCAGCGGAGAAGGCTAAGATAGAGCTCTCATCTACTTCTCAGACTGATATCAATCTTCCTTTCATAACTGCCGATGCTTCTGGTGCAAAACACTTGAACATCACTCTTACTAGATCTAAGTTCGAGACTCTAGTTGACCATTTGATCGAAAGGACCAAAAACCCCTGCAAAAACTGTCTCAAGGATGCTGGAATTTTGACCAAGGATGTTACTGAAGTTTTACTGGTTGGAGGGATGACACGTGTTCCCAAGGTGCAGGAAATAGTTGCAGATATCTTTGGGAAGAGCCCGAGCAAAGGTGTTAATCCTGACGAGGCCGTTGCAATGGGTGCTGCTATTCAGGGAGGCATCCTCCGAGGAGATGTTAAGGAGTTGCTTCTCTTGGATGTGACTCCTTTGTCTCTCGGTATTGAAACTCTTGGAGGAATCTTCACTAGATTAATTAGCAGAAACACCACCATCCCAACAAAGAAGTCACAG GTGTTCTCCACCGCAGCTGATAGTCAAACTCAGGTGGGCATCAAAGTTCTTCAGGGAGAACGTGAAATGGCAGCAGACAACAAGCTTTTGGGTGAATTTGAGCTCATGGGTATTCCTCCAGCTCCGAGAGGGATGCCACAGATCGAAGTTACATTTGACATCGATGCTAATGGTATCGTGACTGTGTCTGCAAAGGACAAGGCCACTAATAAGGAGCAGCAGATCACAATCCGATCCTCTGGAGGATTATCGGACGATGAGATTGAGAAGATGGTGAAGGAGGCTGAACTGCATGCCCAGAAAGATCAAGAGAGGAAGGCTTTAATCGATATCAAGAACAATGCAGATACTACGATCTATAGCATCGAGAAGAGCTTGGGTGAGTACAGGGAGAAGATTCCGTCGGAGGTTGCCTCGGAGATTGAATCTGCTGTGGCAGACCTCAGGAATGCAATGGCAGGCGAGAACATCGATGATATCAAGGCCAAGATCGACGCTGCAAATAAGGCCGTTTCAAAGATTGGAGAGCACATGTCAAAGGGTTCTAGTGGGTCCTCGGGAGGGTCCCAGTCGGGCGACGAACAAGCTCCAGAAGCAGAATACGAGGAAGCGAAGAAATGA
- the LOC116195327 gene encoding electron transfer flavoprotein-ubiquinone oxidoreductase, mitochondrial isoform X1, giving the protein MVTSFVHCSRGLRRSCSIRGAKMPSSYFSELRSAVQNGIRKSAAGCDGGVQSSVEVLVGQGKLWSGNLRCFHSVPSSAVSGLNVLLRPGTVFHSRSDSQLGLKRDYCSGVSPGYGLGIRNSRNCSNFSRGFLGKSRSFSSSGEGESIQYDVVIVGAGPAGLSAAIRLKQMCRGKDSDLSVCVVEKGAEVGAHILSGNVFEPRALDELIPQWKNEEAPINVPVSSDKFWFLTKDRAFSLPCPFDNKGNYVISLSQLVRWLGKKAEELGVEIYPGFAASEVLYDDDTVVGIKTNDMGISKDGTKKETFQQGVALKDFLDKVTREEVMMPDSSSTLQKSEITGRITLLAEGCRGSLSEKLLRKFNLREKGHGQHQTYALGIKEVWEIEEHKHKPGSVIHTLGWPLDNKTYGGSFLYHMNDRQVSLGFVVALNYGNPYLNPYEEFQKLKHHPAIKCLLDGGSVLQYGARTLNEGGFQSIPFPVFPGGAIIGCSAGFLNVPKIKGTHTAMKSGMLAAEAAFSALQEGSSMDMYWDALRKSWIWEELRLARNYRPAFEYGLLPGLGVSAFEHYVFKGRLPFTLKHGKPDHEATDVAKRHPPIEYPRPDGTLSFDVPTSLHRSNTNHDHDQPPHLRLRDPTVPERVNLPEYAGPESRYCPARVYEYVPDEEGKLKLHINAQNCLHCKACDIKDPKQNIEWTVPEGGGGPGYSIM; this is encoded by the exons ATGGTAACATCTTTTGTACATTGTAGTAGAGGACTTCGAAGGAGCTGCTCTATTCGAGGGGCGAAGATGCCTTCTTCCTATTTCTCAGAACTAAGGTCTGCTGTTCAGAATGGTATTCGGAAATCGGCTGCAGGATGTGATGGCGGTGTGCAGAGCTCGGTGGAAGTTTTAGTTGGGCAAGGAAAGTTGTGGTCTGGAAATTTGAGGTGTTTCCACTCTGTACCATCCTCTGCGGTATCTGGGTTGAATGTGCTTTTGCGGCCGGGGACTGTTTTTCACTCAAGATCCGATTCTCAGTTAGGACTCAAACGTGATTACTGCAGTGGAGTTTCACCTGGGTATGGGCTGGGCATCAGAAATTCGAGGAACTGCAGCAACTTCTCAAGAGGGTTTCTGGGAAAATCCAGGAGTTTCAGCAGCAGTGGGGAGGGGGAGTCGATACAGTACGATGTGGTCATTGTAGGGGCTGGACCTGCCGGACTGTCAGCGGCGATAAGGTTGAAGCAGATGTGCCGTGGAAAGGACTCTGATTTGTCTGTCTGTGTTGTTGAGAAAGGAGCTGAAGTGG GTGCTCACATCCTCTCCGGGAATGTTTTTGAACCTCGGGCACTGGATGAGCTTATCCCACAGTGGAAAAATGAGGAG GCTCCAATCAATGTCCCCGTTTCATCAGACAAGTTCTGGTTTCTGACTAAGGATCGTGCATTTTCACTTCCATGCCCTTTCGATAACAAGGGAAACTACGTTATCAG TTTGAGTCAGCTAGTGAGGTGGTTGGGAAAGAAAGCTGAAGAACTGGGCGTAGAAATTTATCCTGGGTTTGCGGCCAGTGAG GTACTTTATGATGATGACACGGTCGTGGGCATCAAGACCAATGACATGGGCATCTCGAAAGACGGTACAAAGAAGGAGACTTTTCAACAGGGTGTAGCTTTGAAAG ACTTTCTTGATAAGGTGACAAGAGAAGAAGTGATGATGCCTGATTCCTCTTCCACATTGCAGAAGTCAGA GATCACAGGTCGGATAACTTTGCTAGCTGAGGGCTGTCGGGGATCACTATCAGAG AAACTGTTGCGAAAATTTAACTTGAGGGAGAAGGGGCATGGGCAGCATCAGACATATGCTTTGGGGATTAAAGAG GTTTGGGAAATCGAGGAGCACAAGCATAAACCTGGTTCTGTCATTCATACTTTGGGATGGCCCTTAGACAACAAGACATATGGAGGATCTTTTTTGTACCACATGAACGACAGACAG GTTTCTCTTGGTTTCGTGGTTGCTTTGAATTATGGGAACCCGTACTTAAACCCATATGAAGAGTTTCAG AAACTGAAACATCACCCTGCTATCAAATGCTTATTAGACGGTGGAAGCGTTCTCCAGTATGGGGCTCGTACTCTAAATGAAGGTGGTTTTCAG TCTATTCCATTTCCGGTCTTTCCTGGTGGAGCAATTATCGGATGTTCCGCTGGTTTCTTGAATGTGCCAAAAATCAAGGGAACACACACAGCTATGAAGTCAG GAATGTTAGCAGCAGAAGCAGCATTTTCTGCACTTCAAGAAGGATCGAGCATGGACATGTATTGGGATGCACTAAGGAAATCTTGGATTTGGGAGGAACTTCGCCTAGCTCGCAACTATAGACCA GCATTTGAATATGGGCTTCTTCCTGGCTTGGGTGTGAGCGCTTTTGAACA CTATGTCTTCAAAGGAAGGCTGCCTTTCACCTTGAAGCATGGGAAACCTGATCATGAAGCAACAGAT GTGGCAAAGCGACACCCTCCCATTGAATACCCGAGACCTGATGGCACTCTATCCTTTGATGTCCCAACGTCTTTACACAG GAGCAACACAAATCATGATCATGACCAACCGCCTCATCTGCGCCTAAGGGACCCCACAGTGCCCGAACGAGTGAATCTTCCGGAGTATGCTGGACCAGAGTCTCGATATTGCCCTGCTCGTGTATACGA GTATGTTCCAGATGAAGAGGGAAAGCTCAAGCTGCACATAAATGCTCAGAATTGCCTACATTGCAAG GCTTGCGATATTAAAGATCCTAAACAGAACATTGAGTGGACAGTGCCAGAAGGAGGCGGCGGGCCGGGGTATTCAATTATGTAG
- the LOC116195327 gene encoding electron transfer flavoprotein-ubiquinone oxidoreductase, mitochondrial isoform X3, whose translation MVTSFVHCSRGLRRSCSIRGAKMPSSYFSELRSAVQNGIRKSAAGCDGGVQSSVEVLVGQGKLWSGNLRCFHSVPSSAVSGLNVLLRPGTVFHSRSDSQLGLKRDYCSGVSPGYGLGIRNSRNCSNFSRGFLGKSRSFSSSGEGESIQYDVVIVGAGPAGLSAAIRLKQMCRGKDSDLSVCVVEKGAEVGAHILSGNVFEPRALDELIPQWKNEEAPINVPVSSDKFWFLTKDRAFSLPCPFDNKGNYVISLSQLVRWLGKKAEELGVEIYPGFAASEVLYDDDTVVGIKTNDMGISKDGTKKETFQQGVALKDFLDKVTREEVMMPDSSSTLQKSEITGRITLLAEGCRGSLSEKLLRKFNLREKGHGQHQTYALGIKEVWEIEEHKHKPGSVIHTLGWPLDNKTYGGSFLYHMNDRQVSLGFVVALNYGNPYLNPYEEFQKLKHHPAIKCLLDGGSVLQYGARTLNEGGFQSIPFPVFPGGAIIGCSAGFLNVPKIKGTHTAMKSGMLAAEAAFSALQEGSSMDMYWDALRKSWIWEELRLARNYRPE comes from the exons ATGGTAACATCTTTTGTACATTGTAGTAGAGGACTTCGAAGGAGCTGCTCTATTCGAGGGGCGAAGATGCCTTCTTCCTATTTCTCAGAACTAAGGTCTGCTGTTCAGAATGGTATTCGGAAATCGGCTGCAGGATGTGATGGCGGTGTGCAGAGCTCGGTGGAAGTTTTAGTTGGGCAAGGAAAGTTGTGGTCTGGAAATTTGAGGTGTTTCCACTCTGTACCATCCTCTGCGGTATCTGGGTTGAATGTGCTTTTGCGGCCGGGGACTGTTTTTCACTCAAGATCCGATTCTCAGTTAGGACTCAAACGTGATTACTGCAGTGGAGTTTCACCTGGGTATGGGCTGGGCATCAGAAATTCGAGGAACTGCAGCAACTTCTCAAGAGGGTTTCTGGGAAAATCCAGGAGTTTCAGCAGCAGTGGGGAGGGGGAGTCGATACAGTACGATGTGGTCATTGTAGGGGCTGGACCTGCCGGACTGTCAGCGGCGATAAGGTTGAAGCAGATGTGCCGTGGAAAGGACTCTGATTTGTCTGTCTGTGTTGTTGAGAAAGGAGCTGAAGTGG GTGCTCACATCCTCTCCGGGAATGTTTTTGAACCTCGGGCACTGGATGAGCTTATCCCACAGTGGAAAAATGAGGAG GCTCCAATCAATGTCCCCGTTTCATCAGACAAGTTCTGGTTTCTGACTAAGGATCGTGCATTTTCACTTCCATGCCCTTTCGATAACAAGGGAAACTACGTTATCAG TTTGAGTCAGCTAGTGAGGTGGTTGGGAAAGAAAGCTGAAGAACTGGGCGTAGAAATTTATCCTGGGTTTGCGGCCAGTGAG GTACTTTATGATGATGACACGGTCGTGGGCATCAAGACCAATGACATGGGCATCTCGAAAGACGGTACAAAGAAGGAGACTTTTCAACAGGGTGTAGCTTTGAAAG ACTTTCTTGATAAGGTGACAAGAGAAGAAGTGATGATGCCTGATTCCTCTTCCACATTGCAGAAGTCAGA GATCACAGGTCGGATAACTTTGCTAGCTGAGGGCTGTCGGGGATCACTATCAGAG AAACTGTTGCGAAAATTTAACTTGAGGGAGAAGGGGCATGGGCAGCATCAGACATATGCTTTGGGGATTAAAGAG GTTTGGGAAATCGAGGAGCACAAGCATAAACCTGGTTCTGTCATTCATACTTTGGGATGGCCCTTAGACAACAAGACATATGGAGGATCTTTTTTGTACCACATGAACGACAGACAG GTTTCTCTTGGTTTCGTGGTTGCTTTGAATTATGGGAACCCGTACTTAAACCCATATGAAGAGTTTCAG AAACTGAAACATCACCCTGCTATCAAATGCTTATTAGACGGTGGAAGCGTTCTCCAGTATGGGGCTCGTACTCTAAATGAAGGTGGTTTTCAG TCTATTCCATTTCCGGTCTTTCCTGGTGGAGCAATTATCGGATGTTCCGCTGGTTTCTTGAATGTGCCAAAAATCAAGGGAACACACACAGCTATGAAGTCAG GAATGTTAGCAGCAGAAGCAGCATTTTCTGCACTTCAAGAAGGATCGAGCATGGACATGTATTGGGATGCACTAAGGAAATCTTGGATTTGGGAGGAACTTCGCCTAGCTCGCAACTATAGACCA GAATAA
- the LOC116195327 gene encoding electron transfer flavoprotein-ubiquinone oxidoreductase, mitochondrial isoform X2 — protein MVTSFVHCSRGLRRSCSIRGAKMPSSYFSELRSAVQNGIRKSAAGCDGGVQSSVEVLVGQGKLWSGNLRCFHSVPSSAVSGLNVLLRPGTVFHSRSDSQLGLKRDYCSGVSPGYGLGIRNSRNCSNFSRGFLGKSRSFSSSGEGESIQYDVVIVGAGPAGLSAAIRLKQMCRGKDSDLSVCVVEKGAEVGAHILSGNVFEPRALDELIPQWKNEEAPINVPVSSDKFWFLTKDRAFSLPCPFDNKGNYVISLSQLVRWLGKKAEELGVEIYPGFAASEVLYDDDTVVGIKTNDMGISKDGTKKETFQQGVALKGRITLLAEGCRGSLSEKLLRKFNLREKGHGQHQTYALGIKEVWEIEEHKHKPGSVIHTLGWPLDNKTYGGSFLYHMNDRQVSLGFVVALNYGNPYLNPYEEFQKLKHHPAIKCLLDGGSVLQYGARTLNEGGFQSIPFPVFPGGAIIGCSAGFLNVPKIKGTHTAMKSGMLAAEAAFSALQEGSSMDMYWDALRKSWIWEELRLARNYRPAFEYGLLPGLGVSAFEHYVFKGRLPFTLKHGKPDHEATDVAKRHPPIEYPRPDGTLSFDVPTSLHRSNTNHDHDQPPHLRLRDPTVPERVNLPEYAGPESRYCPARVYEYVPDEEGKLKLHINAQNCLHCKACDIKDPKQNIEWTVPEGGGGPGYSIM, from the exons ATGGTAACATCTTTTGTACATTGTAGTAGAGGACTTCGAAGGAGCTGCTCTATTCGAGGGGCGAAGATGCCTTCTTCCTATTTCTCAGAACTAAGGTCTGCTGTTCAGAATGGTATTCGGAAATCGGCTGCAGGATGTGATGGCGGTGTGCAGAGCTCGGTGGAAGTTTTAGTTGGGCAAGGAAAGTTGTGGTCTGGAAATTTGAGGTGTTTCCACTCTGTACCATCCTCTGCGGTATCTGGGTTGAATGTGCTTTTGCGGCCGGGGACTGTTTTTCACTCAAGATCCGATTCTCAGTTAGGACTCAAACGTGATTACTGCAGTGGAGTTTCACCTGGGTATGGGCTGGGCATCAGAAATTCGAGGAACTGCAGCAACTTCTCAAGAGGGTTTCTGGGAAAATCCAGGAGTTTCAGCAGCAGTGGGGAGGGGGAGTCGATACAGTACGATGTGGTCATTGTAGGGGCTGGACCTGCCGGACTGTCAGCGGCGATAAGGTTGAAGCAGATGTGCCGTGGAAAGGACTCTGATTTGTCTGTCTGTGTTGTTGAGAAAGGAGCTGAAGTGG GTGCTCACATCCTCTCCGGGAATGTTTTTGAACCTCGGGCACTGGATGAGCTTATCCCACAGTGGAAAAATGAGGAG GCTCCAATCAATGTCCCCGTTTCATCAGACAAGTTCTGGTTTCTGACTAAGGATCGTGCATTTTCACTTCCATGCCCTTTCGATAACAAGGGAAACTACGTTATCAG TTTGAGTCAGCTAGTGAGGTGGTTGGGAAAGAAAGCTGAAGAACTGGGCGTAGAAATTTATCCTGGGTTTGCGGCCAGTGAG GTACTTTATGATGATGACACGGTCGTGGGCATCAAGACCAATGACATGGGCATCTCGAAAGACGGTACAAAGAAGGAGACTTTTCAACAGGGTGTAGCTTTGAAAG GTCGGATAACTTTGCTAGCTGAGGGCTGTCGGGGATCACTATCAGAG AAACTGTTGCGAAAATTTAACTTGAGGGAGAAGGGGCATGGGCAGCATCAGACATATGCTTTGGGGATTAAAGAG GTTTGGGAAATCGAGGAGCACAAGCATAAACCTGGTTCTGTCATTCATACTTTGGGATGGCCCTTAGACAACAAGACATATGGAGGATCTTTTTTGTACCACATGAACGACAGACAG GTTTCTCTTGGTTTCGTGGTTGCTTTGAATTATGGGAACCCGTACTTAAACCCATATGAAGAGTTTCAG AAACTGAAACATCACCCTGCTATCAAATGCTTATTAGACGGTGGAAGCGTTCTCCAGTATGGGGCTCGTACTCTAAATGAAGGTGGTTTTCAG TCTATTCCATTTCCGGTCTTTCCTGGTGGAGCAATTATCGGATGTTCCGCTGGTTTCTTGAATGTGCCAAAAATCAAGGGAACACACACAGCTATGAAGTCAG GAATGTTAGCAGCAGAAGCAGCATTTTCTGCACTTCAAGAAGGATCGAGCATGGACATGTATTGGGATGCACTAAGGAAATCTTGGATTTGGGAGGAACTTCGCCTAGCTCGCAACTATAGACCA GCATTTGAATATGGGCTTCTTCCTGGCTTGGGTGTGAGCGCTTTTGAACA CTATGTCTTCAAAGGAAGGCTGCCTTTCACCTTGAAGCATGGGAAACCTGATCATGAAGCAACAGAT GTGGCAAAGCGACACCCTCCCATTGAATACCCGAGACCTGATGGCACTCTATCCTTTGATGTCCCAACGTCTTTACACAG GAGCAACACAAATCATGATCATGACCAACCGCCTCATCTGCGCCTAAGGGACCCCACAGTGCCCGAACGAGTGAATCTTCCGGAGTATGCTGGACCAGAGTCTCGATATTGCCCTGCTCGTGTATACGA GTATGTTCCAGATGAAGAGGGAAAGCTCAAGCTGCACATAAATGCTCAGAATTGCCTACATTGCAAG GCTTGCGATATTAAAGATCCTAAACAGAACATTGAGTGGACAGTGCCAGAAGGAGGCGGCGGGCCGGGGTATTCAATTATGTAG